From Blattabacterium cuenoti:
CTTTAATAAAAATATCAAATTTATTATTATTTATTATTTGAAATGGATATAATATTTTTATATTAATATTTTTTATAAAATATTTTTTATAATCTTTAGAATTAATAATAATTTTTCCATTCCCATATGTTAAATATATACGAGCTAATGATCTTTTTCTTCTTCCTATAGTATGAATAATCATTTTAATTTTTTATTAAAAAAGGTTTTTGAGCTTTATGGTTATGTTTCTCTTTTTGATAAATATGAAGATTTTTAATTATTTTTTGACTTAACCTATTTTTAGGTAACATACCTTTTACAGATTTATATAATAATTTATTAGGATTTTTTTTAAAAAGATCTTTAATAGAAATAATTTTTTGTCCACCAGGATACCCTGTATAATAAATATATTTTTTTTGCATCCATTTTTTTCCAGATAATTTAATTTTTGTAGAATTAATTACTATTACATAATCACCACAATCTATATTTGGAGAAAAATAGGATTTATGTTTCCCTCTTATTATTAAAGATATTTTAGACGCTAATCTTCCAAGATATTGATTATTAGCATCAATAATAACCCATTTTTTATTATAATTTATTTTATTTTTTGAATTAGTTTTAAAACTTAAAAAATCCATTTTTTTATAAAATTTTAATATATAAAAATATGAAAATTTTTAAAATTATAAGATATAAATATGTCTTTTTGTCATATTAATAATAAAATTTTTTTAGTTTAAATTTGCCATATTTATTAAAAATTTTATTATGGCATAATGATTGAACATGAATATATAAAAAAAATGTATTAAAAAACATGAGTAAAATTATAGGAATAGATTTAGGAACTACAAATTCTTGTGTTTCAGTTATGGAAATAAATGATCCTATTGTTATCCCTAATTCAGAAGGAAAAAGAACTACTCCATCTATAGTCGCTTTTATCGATGGAGGAGAAAGAAAAATAGGAGATCCAGCAAAAAGACAAGCAGTAACTAATCCACAAAAAACTATTTTTTCTATAAAACGTTTTATGGGAAGAAATTTTTCTGAAATTTCAGAAGAAATCAAAAATTTTCCATATAAAATAATTAAAGGAAATAATAATACTCCTAGAGTAAGTATTGATAATAGATTATATGCACCTCAAGAAATATCTGCTATGATTCTTCAAAAAATGAAAAAAACAGCAGAAGATTATTTAGGTAAAATAATTAATAAAGCAGTTATTACTGTTCCTGCATATTTTAATGATGCACAAAGACAAGCTACTAAAGAAGCGGGAGAAATAGCTGGACTAAAAGTAGAAAGAATTATTAATGAACCTACTGCAGCAGCATTAGCATATGGATTAGATAAATCTCATCAAAATAAAAAAATTGTAGTTTATGACTTGGGTGGAGGAACTTTTGATGTTTCTATTTTAGAATTAGGAGATGGTGTTTTTGAAGTACTTTCCACTAATGGTGATACTCATTTAGGTGGAGATGATTTTGATCAAATCATTATTAATTATTTAGCTAATGAATTTAAATATCAAGAAAAAATTGATCTAAGAAAAGATCCTATGGCATTACAACGTTTAAAGGAAGCTTCTGAAAAAGCAAAAATAGAATTATCATCTTCTAAACAAACAGAAATTAATTTACCATATATCACCGCTACAGATTCTGGTCCAAAACATTTAGTTATAAAATTAACTCGTTCTAAATTTGAACAATTATCTGAAAATTTAATTCGTCGTTCTATTAATCCTTGTAATAAAGCATTAAAATCTGCAAATTTAACTATTAAAGATATAGATGAAATTATTTTAGTTGGAGGGTCTACACGTATTCCAAAAGTTCAAGAAGAAGTAAAAACCTTTTTTCAAAAACAACCATCTAAAAATGTAAATCCAGATGAAGTAGTCGCTATAGGTGCTGCTATACAAGGAGGAGTTTTAAGTGGAGATGTTCAAGATGTTTTATTATTAGATGTTACTCCTTTATCTTTAGGAATTGAAACTTTAGGTAGCGTTTTTACTAAATTAATAGAATCTAATACTACTATTCCTACCAAAAAATCAGAAATTTTTTCTACAGCAGCAGATAATCAATCCGCTGTAACTATTAGAGTAGGTCAAGGAGAAAGACCAATGTTTAATGATAATAAAGAAATAGGGAGATTTGATTTAGTAGATATTCCTCCAGCTCCAAGAGGAACACCTCAAATAGAAGTTATTTTTGATATTGATGCTAATGGAATATTAAATGTTTCAGCTAAAGATAAGGGAACAAATAAAGAACAATCTATTCGAATTGAAACTTCATCAGGATTAAATCAAGATGAAGTATCTAGAATGAAAAGAGAAGCAGAAGAAAATGCTAAAAAAGATGAAAAAATTAAAGGTAAAATAGATAAATTAAATATGGCTGATAATCAAATTTTTCAAACTGAAAAACAATTAAAAGATTATGGAGAAAAATTATCAGAAAATAATAAAAAAAATATTGAATCTTTATTAGAAGAATTAAAAAAAGCTTATAATAAAAAAGATATTAATAATATAGATACTTGTATGAATAAATTAAATCAAGCATGGACACAAGCATCACAAGATATTTATTCTGATAAAAATAAAACGACTAATACAACAAAAAATAATAAAACTAATAATCCAGAAAATAAAAAAAATAATAAAGGAACTGAAAACGTGCAAGACGTTGAATACGAAGAAGTTAAGTAACTTCAGCTATAATTGTTTTTCCCCCAAAAACATAATCACCTTTTTGAATCAATAGAATAGATTTTAAAGGAAGATAAAGATCTATTCTAGATCCAAATTTAATAAAACCAAATTCTTTACCTTTTATAGCAAAAGAATTTTTTTTAGCATAAATTTTAATACGACGGGCTAAAAAACCTGCTATTTGTCTCAATAAAAAATTTTTTTTTGTATTTTTTTCTTCTATAACAAGAGTTGTTCTTTCATTATATATTGAAGATTTATCATTCCATGCTAAAAAATGTTTACCTGGATAATATTTTACATAAATAATTTTTCCAGATATAGGAAATCTATTTACATGGACATTTAATGGAGACATAAAAATAGAAATACAAATACAATCATGATGTAAAAATTCATTTTCAAAAAGTTTTTTAATTTTAACAATTTTTCCATCAGCAGGTGAAAGTATTTCTTTATTATTTTTATTATTAATAATTATTTTTGGATTTCTAAAAAAAAATAAAAAAAAACAATAAAATATAATTAAACAACAAGAAATTATTAATATAATTAATTTAGAAAATAAAAAAATAGAAAATAAAATTATTATTAAAAATAAAATTAAAAAATATAATAAAAAAGAATATCCTTCTTTATGAATCATATTAATTATTTAATGATAATAGTAGTCTCTATTATAGTAGCTATAATCGGAATAACAAATATAAAACTATCTAATCTATCTAAAAACCCACCATGGCCAGGAAACAATATTCCTGAATTTTTCACATTACAAAATCTTTTAATAGTTGATTCTACAAGATCTCCTATTGTAGAAAAAATTGGAATAATAACAGAAAATATTAACCAATATTTATCTATCCATATTTTATACAAAAAAATACCAAATATAAAACTAAAAAAAAATCCTCCTATAATACCTTCTATTGATTTTTTAGGAGATATAGATACAGAAATTTTTCTTTTTCCCCATTTTTTTCCTATTAAATAGGATAAAGTATCATTAATCCATATAAGTATAAAAGTCCCTAATATTAATTCTTTACCTTTATTATATTTTGTATACATATAAGAAGCTAAATAAAAAGGAATTATGATATAAACTAATCCAACAATTAAATTACTAATTTGTATATATTTTTCTTTATTAGAATATTTTATAGAAAATAATTGAATAGTAAAAAATATAATAAAATAAGGAATAAAACATATTATATATAAATATAAACCTTTTGACATAAAAATATCTAAAATAATTGAAAATAATAAAATAAAGGAAGATAATTTAATTAATAAAATATTTGTTTTTAAAATTATTAAAAATTCAATAAAACATAAAATAGACAGAAACATCATAATAACTCTAAAAAATTTTTCTCCTTTTTCAATAGAAAAAAGAATTAAAAAAACATAAATTAATCCATAAAAAAATCTGATTAAAAATTCTTTTTTATTTTTTTTGTATTTTTTTATATTATTTAACATGAAAATGATCTTTCTCCAAAGATATTTTTTAAATCTTCTCTAAAAAGAACTTCTTTTTCCAATAATTTATTAGCCAATAAAGATAATTTTTTTTCATTATTTTTTAATATATTTTTAGCTCTTTTATATTGTTCATTAATAATTTTAGAAATTTCTTCATCAATAATTTGAGCAGTTTTTTCACTATAAGGTTTAGAAAAAGTAAATTCATTTTGTCCTGTGGAATCATAATAAGAAATATTTCCTATTTTTTCATTTAAACCAAAAATTACTACCATAGATTGTGCTTGTTTCGTTACTTTTTCTAAATCATTTAAAGCTCCAGTAGAAATACTATTAAAAATAATTTCTTCTGCTGATCTTCCAGCTAATAAAGCACATATTTCATCTTTCATTTGTTCTGGAGTAGTTAGTTGTCTTTCTTCAGGAAGATACCACGCTGATCCTAAAGATTTTCCTCTAGGAACAATGGTTACTTTAACTAAAGGAGCTGCATGTTCTAATAACCAACTAATCATCGCATGTCCAGCTTCATGATAAGCTATTCTTTTTTTTTCATTTGGTTTAATAATTTTATTTTTCTTTTCCAATCCTCCTATAATACGATCTATCGCATCTAAAAAATCTTTATTTTCTATTTGAGATCTATTTTTTCTAGCAGCAATCAATGCTGATTCATTACAAATATTAGCAATATCCGCTCCACTAAATCCTGGTGTTTGTCTTGCTAAAAAATCAATATCTACTTTTTTAGATAATATTAATTTTTTTAAATGTACTTGAAATATTTCTTTTCTTTCATTTAATTCAGGTGGATCTACTAATATAGTACGATCAAAACGTCCAGGACGAAGTAATGCTTTATCTAAAATATCGGATCTATTAGTTGCTGCTAAAACAATAACATTAGTATGAGTCCCAAAACCATCCATTTCTGTCAATAATTGATTTAAAGTATTTTCTCTTTCATCATTAGATCCAGCGATACTACTTTTTCCTCTAGCTCTTCCTATAGCATCTATTTCATCTATAAAAATTATACATGGTGATTTATCTTTAGCTTTTTCAAATAAATCTCTTACTCTAGAAGCTCCAACTCCTACAAACATTTCTACAAAATCAGAACCAGATAAAGAAAAAAATGGAACTTTTGCTTCTCCTGCTACAGCTTTTGCTAATAAAGTTTTTCCAGTACCGGGGGCTCCTATTAAAAGTGCTCCTTTTGGGATTTTACCCCCTAATTTAGTATATTTTTTAGGACTTTTTAAAAATTCTACAATTTCTTGAACTTCTTCTTTAGCTCCTTCTAAACCAGCAACATCTTTAAATGTTATTTTTATATTATCACTTTCATCAAATAATCTAGCTCTAGATTTTCCAATATTAAATATTTGTCCACCAGGTCCACCACCAGTAGCACCTATTTTTCGGAAAATAAAAACCCAAAAAATAATTAATAATATTAAAAATATTCCATAATCAAAAAAAAATTTAGTAATAGTATATTCTTGTTGATTTTTAAAATCAATAATAGTATTTAAATGATATTTTTTTTTATATTCTTCAAATTTTCTTTGAAAAAATTGTAAATCTCCTATTTCAAATTCATATTGAAAAGAATTTGTCATAATTTTTTTTCTATTTATAAATGGATTTATTCTATCTGTATATGATAAATTTTCTTTTTTTAAATAAACTAAAACTAATTCTCTATGTTTTATGATTATTTTTTTAACATCTCCTTTTATAAAAATTTTAAAAAAATAATCTTGATTTATTTTTTTAGGATTATAAAAAGAAGATTTTAAAAAAAATATACCTAAAAATATGGCTAATATTACAGCATATATCCAAAAAAAGTTATTTTTACTTTTGACTTTTTTATTTATCATAAATTTTCTTCATTTATTTTAATATAAATCAAGTTTATTTATTAATTTTTTTTCCAAAGATTTTCTATATTATAATGTAATCTAATTTTTGTTTGAAAAATATGTACAACTATAGAAATATAATCTATTAAAATCCATTCTCCATTTTTTATTCCTTCTATGTGCCAAGGTGTTTGATTTAATGTTTTAATTGTAGTTTTTTCTATAGATTGAAATATAGCATAAACTTGATTTTGAGATTTTCCTTCACAAATAATAAAATAATCACAAATAAAATTATTCCTATTTTTTAAATCTAAAATAGATATATTTTGACCTTTTACAATTTTAATTCCTTCTATAATTTTTTTTAATAACAAAACTTATATATTTTATATAAAATTTATAGTTATTTTTTTTAACAAAAATAAAATTTTCACTGTAAAAAAAAGTAATTTTTTTAAATTAAAAAATTTGAAAAAATTTATTTGGCCAATATATCTAATTTTATTAAAAAAAGTTGATTCTACTAATCAATATGCAAAAAAAAATATTATAAAATATAAAAAAAATTGGACTATTATTTTGTCTTTCAATCAAAAGAATGGAAAAGGTTTTAGAAATAATTATTGGATTACAGAAAAAGGAAAAAATTTAACTTTTAGTATTATTTTACAATCATTAATACTCCCTATACATAAAGGATATATAATTAATGTTATTATTAGTAATGCTATTCATAAAATTTTATTAAATTATAATAAAAATTTTTGGATAAAATGGCCAAATGATATTTTTTTTAAAAAAAAAAAAATAGGAGGAATATTAATAGAAAATAATATTTTTTATAAAAAAATACATACTTTTATTATTGGAATTGGATTAAATGTAAATCAAACTGATTTTGATAATAAAATTAATGCATCTTCTTTAAAAAAAATTTTAAAAAAACAATTTAATTTAAAAAAATTATTGAATAAAATAATTTTTTCAATTCAAAAAGAATATATTTTTTTTAAAAATTACGGTGAAATTTTTATTAGAAATTATTATATTAATAATCTTTATTTAAAAGATAAAATATCTTTTTTTTATATTTATTCTTCTAATTATAAAAAAAAAATTATAAGTGGAATTATTAGAAATATAACAAAAACAGGAAATATAGTTATTGAACTTTATAATAATAAAAAAATATCTTTTTTTTCTCAAAAAGAAATAAAATTAATTATATAAAATAAAAAATTATTTTTTTTTATTTTTTTGAATTATATTAAAAATTTTTTTCTCATTCAAAATATATTTTTTAATAATAAAAATTAAACTAATATTAATAATATTAGATATTAAATAATAAAGAGATAAAGCAGAAGCATAACTATTTATAAATAATAACATCATTATAGGCATCAAATATAATAAAAAATTCATATTTGGCATATTATTTTTATTATAATCATTATTTTTATCATTGTTATTATTTATTTTGGTATATAATAAAAGAGCTAAAGAATATAATAAAGTTAATAAACTAACATGATTACCATAAAATGGTATAGTAAATGGTATTTTATAAATAGAATCATATGATGTTAAATCATCTACCCATAAAAATGATTTTCCTCTCAAATTAATTAAAGTTGGAAAAAATTTAAATAATGAATAAAAAATAGGAATTTGAAAAATAGTAGATAGACATCCAGACATAGGATTAATTCCTACTTTTTTATATAATTTCATTATTTCCCTTTGTTTTTTTAAAGGATCTGAATTTTTCAATTTATTATTTAATTCGTCTAATTCTGGACGAATTAATTTCATCATCGCATTTAATTTATATTGTTTATAAGTTATTGGAGATAATATTAATTTAACTACAATAGTCATTAAAATAATAATAATTCCATAATTTAAATTAGTTTTTTCTAAAAACTGAAAAATTAATAAAAAAAAATATTTATTAATCCATTTTAAAAAACCCCATCCAAACGGAATAATATTTTCTAAATTTCTATTATAATTTTTTATTAAATTAAAATTTAATGGACCAAAATAAAATTGAAAAGGAATATTTAATTCTTCATTTTTTTTAATTTTTAAATTAACTTTAGATTGTATTTTTTTTAAAAAATTTCCTGATGAAAAATTTTCAGAAAAAATATAAAAATCTTGAAAAGATTTATCCATCATAAAAATAGATGCAAAAAATTGTTGTTTATAAGCTATCCAATTTACATTAGATAAATATTTTTTTTCATTCTTTTTTTCAGATAAATAATCTATTTTAGAATGTATATTATGAATATTCTTTTTATAAGAAACGTATCCTTGAGTGTAAGAATTTTCCCAATCTCTATCTTTCTCTAAAGAAAATATTTTTTGTTCTAAAAAAATTGATACTTTTTCATTTTTTGGATAAAAATCAATAGTCCTTACAATAAAACGAATATTATATTCATTTTCTTTTAAAGAATATAAATATTCTATATATCCTTTTCCATATGGATTATTTGCTCTTAAAATTAAGATGTTTTTTTTAAAAAAAACTGGATAAAAATATAAAAAATTAGTATTAATAAATTCATTCTTTTTTAAAGAATTTTTTTTTTTATAAAAAATCATTTTATATAAAAAACTAGAATTTTTAATTAAAAAAAGATTCTTATTATGTAATGAATCAATATTATTATAAGCTTTATATTTTTTTAAAAAAACTTCATCAATCCCACCACCTAAATTAGAAATTTTAAATTTTAAAACTTTATTTTCTAAAATAAAATTATTTTTTATTTTATTATCATAAATTGTTTTTTCCTTTTCATATAAATTAACATCATTATATAATGATGTTATTCCTTTTTGTTCTTTTTCTATTAAAAATTCTCTATCTAAAAAAAATGTAAAAAAAATTACAATACATAATATTATTATTAATCCTATTATATAATTGTAATCTAAATTTTTATTTTTCATATATAATGATAATTATTATAATTATTATTATAATTTTTAGAAATTTGTACAAAATAAGTAAATATAGGATGAGGATTATTTACTGTACTTGTATATTCTGGATGATATTGTACTCCTAAAAAAAAAATATGATTATATAATTCAACAGCTTCTACTAATCCTGTTTCAGGATTAATACCTACAGGTTTCATTCCTGCATTAGAAAAAACATTTATATAAGCATTATTAAATTCATATCTATGTCTATGTCTTTCAAAAATTACTTTTTTTTTACCATAAATATCAAAAATTTTAGATCCTTCTAATAAAGAACATTTCCAATTTCCTAAACGCATAGTTCCTCCTTTTTTTAACATATTTTTTTGATCTTCCATTAAACTAATAACTGGACATGAAGTCTCTGGATTAGTTTCATGACTTTCAGCTTTTTTCATATTTAAAACATTTCTAGCAAATTCTATAATTGCTATTTGCATTCCTAAACATATTCCTAAAAAAGGAATTTGATTTTCTCTTGCATATTTCGCTACAAGTATTTTTCCTTCTATTCCTCTGGTTCCAAATCCAGGTGCTATCAAAATACCAGAAATTCCATTAAAATAATCTTTAATATTTGTTTTTTTAATTATTCCAGAATATATCCATTTAATATTAATAAAAATTTCTTTTTCTGTTCCTGCATGAATTAAAGCTTCTGTTATAGATTTATAAGAATCATGTAATGATACATATTTTCCTACTAAAGCTATAGTAATTTCATATTTAGGATTTTTATATTTTTTGATAAAAATTTTCCAATTTTTTAAATTTGGATGAATTAAAGAAGATAAATTTAAATTATTTAAAACTTCTTTATCAAAATTTTGTTTATGTAATAAACATGGAATATTATATATAATATTAGTATTAATAGATTCTATTACATTTTTTAATTGAACATTACAAAATAATGCTAATTTTTTACGAATATTTTTTGTTATATGTTTTTCTGTTCTACAAACTAAAATATCAGCTTTAATACCATTTTCCATTAATTTTCTAATAGAATGTTGAGTCGGTTTAGTTTTTATTTCCCCTGTAGATTTTATATAAGGTAATAACGTTAAATGAATAACTATTCCATTAAATTTTCCTAATTCCCATTTTAATTGACGTACTGATTCAATATATGGAAGACTTTCTATATCTCCAACAGTTCCACCTATTTCAATAATAATTATATCATAATTATTAATTGTTTCTAAAATTTTTATACGTCTTTTAATTTCATTGGTTATATGAGGTATTACTTGCACTGTTTTTCCTAAATAAAGTCCTTTTCTTTCATTGTCAATAACAGTTTTATATATTAATCCAGAAGTAATATTATTTTCTTTTGTAGTAGATTGATTTAAAAAACGTTCATAATGTCCTAAATCTAAATCTGTTTCAACTCCATCTTTAGTAACAAAACATTCTCCATGCTCATATGGATTTAATGTTCCTGAATCAATATTAAAATAAGGATCTAATTTTTGAATTGTTACTTTATATCCTCTATTTTTTAATAACATCCCTAATGAAGAAGAAATAATTCCTTTTCCTAAAGAAGAAGTAACACCTCCTGTAACAAAAACATATTTTGTTTCCATAAATGAGGAATAATTTTTTTAAAAAAAGGAATAATTTATAATTTTTTTTTATATTTGACAAACTTGGAGCAAGTACTATACAATCTGCTCCCTATAAACCCCTCCAGGGTGGGAACGCAGCAAAGGTAATTAGGTTGTAGCGATGTGATATAGTTCGCTTGCTCCATAATAAATCCTTCCTAAAAAAATCAATACAAAAAAAGTTAAAATTTTATGGAAAAAACATGTAATTTTTGTAATAGAAAAAAAAGTGAAATAACTTTTCTTGTATCAGGGATTAATAGTTATATTTGTAATTTTTGTATAGAAAAAACATATTCTATTATTCATAATAAATTTGATATAAAAAAAAAATATAAAAATTATGAAAATATAATAAATGTTAAAAAACCTAAAGAAATTAAAAAATTTTTAGATCAATATATTATAGGACAAAATGAAACAAAAAAAATTATATCTGTTGCTGTTTATAATCATTATAAAAAAATTAAATTTTTAAAAAAAAATGAAGACATAGAAATTGAAAAATCTAATATTTTATTAATAGGAAATACTGGAACAGGAAAAACTTTATTAGCTAAAAGTATTTCTAAATTTTTAGAATTACCATTTACTATCGCCGATGCTACTACTTTAACAGAAGCAGGATATGTTGGAGAAGATGTAGAATCTATTTTAACAAAATTATTACAATCTGTAAATTATGATATAAATTTTGCTGAAAAAGGAATTGTTTTTATAGATGAAATTGATAAAATTTCTAAAAAAACTAGTAATCCATCAATTACTAGAGATGTTTCTGGAGAAGGAGTACAACAAGCTTTATTAAAAATATTAGAAGGATCTATTATTAATGTTCCTCCTCAAGGAGGCCGTAAACATCCAGATCAAAAAATGATACCAATTAATACAGAAAATATATTATTTATTGCTGGGGGGACTTTTGATGGATTAGAAAAAATTATATCATATAGAACTAATCAAATATCTCCTATAAGTTTTTTTTCAAAAAAAAAAAAATATCAAAAAAATTTTTTATCTAAAATTATAGGAAATGATTTAATAAAATTTGGATTAATTCCAGAACTGATTGGAAGATTTCCTATTATTACTTATTTAGATCCATTAAATAAAAATGTTTTAAAAAAAATATTAAAAGAGCCAAAAAATTCTTTAATTAAACAATACAAAAAATTATTTTTAATGGATAAAATATCTATGAATATTTCAGACGAAGCTTTAGATATAATTGTAGATGAAACTATTAAATTAGGTTTAGGTGCGAGAGGATTACGTTATTTTTGTGAAAAAATTTTTATAGATTATTTTTTTAATATCAATCACATAAATGAAAATAAAGTTTTAAATATAGATAAAAATCTAGTTTTAAAAAAATTATTTTAATTTAAGTGTTTTCCATATAATATATTTTAATTTTTGAATTCCTTCTTTTGAAAAAGAAGATATAAAAAAAATATTTTCTTTTAATGTAGAAAATATTTTTTTTATTTTATTCTTTTTATTATCATCAATTAAATCTGATTTAGAAATAACTAATAAACGTTTTTTTTTTAATAATTGAATATTAAATTGTTTCAATTCATTTAATAAAATTAAATATTTTTTTTTTTGATTTTCTTTTTCTGCAGAAATTAAAAATAACAAAATATAATTACGTTCTACATGTTTCAAAAAAAAATGACCCAAGCCTTTTCCTTCTGAAGCTTTTTCTATAATTCCTGGAATATCTCCTATAATAAATGAAGAATCATTCATTTTTACCATTCCTAAATTTGGAATTTTAGTAGTAAACGAATAATTACCTATTTTTGGTTTAGCATTTGTTAAAATAGATAATAAAGTAGATTTTCCAACATTAGGAAATCCAATTAAACCCACATCTGATAAAATTTTTAATTCTAAAAATATCCAATTACCTATAGTTTTTATTCCATATTGATAATAATATGGATTTTTTGATTTTCTAAAAAAAAAATTTCCATGTCCTCCTTTCCCTCCTTGAAATAAAATTTTTTTTTGATTATTATTAATAATTTCTGCAATAATATTTTTATTTACATCTTTAATAATAGTTCCTATAGGAACATCTATATATAAATTTTTTCCATTTCCTCCAGTTAAATTATTTTTTTTACCTGAATAACCAGATTTAGCGATCCAATGTCTATGATATTTTAAATGATAAAAAGTATTAATATGAGAATTACCTTTTATAATAAGATCTCCCCCTTTTCCTCCTGATCCTCCATCCGGTTTCCCTTTTCTTCTATATTTTGTTTTATTAAAATGAACAAACCCATCTCCTCCATCTCCACTTTTACAAAAAATTTTTATAAAATCTATAAAATTATCTTTCATTGTTTACAATTTTATTATATTTTTTTTCAATAAAAATAGAAATATCTTTAATAGAAAAAGAAGCATTTAATTTTACCAAAATATTTTTCCATTTTTCCCCACTCCAAATAAAAGCCGTTTTTTTATAAAATTCTTCTATTCTTTTTTGAACAATTTTAATATTTATATCATCATCACGTAAACTAGTTTTTCCTCTTTTTAAGAGTCTATTTGTTAATAATTCTTTTTCTATAGAAAAAGAAAAAATTAGATTGA
This genomic window contains:
- the clpX gene encoding ATP-dependent Clp protease ATP-binding subunit ClpX, with the protein product MEKTCNFCNRKKSEITFLVSGINSYICNFCIEKTYSIIHNKFDIKKKYKNYENIINVKKPKEIKKFLDQYIIGQNETKKIISVAVYNHYKKIKFLKKNEDIEIEKSNILLIGNTGTGKTLLAKSISKFLELPFTIADATTLTEAGYVGEDVESILTKLLQSVNYDINFAEKGIVFIDEIDKISKKTSNPSITRDVSGEGVQQALLKILEGSIINVPPQGGRKHPDQKMIPINTENILFIAGGTFDGLEKIISYRTNQISPISFFSKKKKYQKNFLSKIIGNDLIKFGLIPELIGRFPIITYLDPLNKNVLKKILKEPKNSLIKQYKKLFLMDKISMNISDEALDIIVDETIKLGLGARGLRYFCEKIFIDYFFNINHINENKVLNIDKNLVLKKLF
- the obgE gene encoding GTPase ObgE; the protein is MKDNFIDFIKIFCKSGDGGDGFVHFNKTKYRRKGKPDGGSGGKGGDLIIKGNSHINTFYHLKYHRHWIAKSGYSGKKNNLTGGNGKNLYIDVPIGTIIKDVNKNIIAEIINNNQKKILFQGGKGGHGNFFFRKSKNPYYYQYGIKTIGNWIFLELKILSDVGLIGFPNVGKSTLLSILTNAKPKIGNYSFTTKIPNLGMVKMNDSSFIIGDIPGIIEKASEGKGLGHFFLKHVERNYILLFLISAEKENQKKKYLILLNELKQFNIQLLKKKRLLVISKSDLIDDNKKNKIKKIFSTLKENIFFISSFSKEGIQKLKYIIWKTLKLK
- a CDS encoding CTP synthase, translating into METKYVFVTGGVTSSLGKGIISSSLGMLLKNRGYKVTIQKLDPYFNIDSGTLNPYEHGECFVTKDGVETDLDLGHYERFLNQSTTKENNITSGLIYKTVIDNERKGLYLGKTVQVIPHITNEIKRRIKILETINNYDIIIIEIGGTVGDIESLPYIESVRQLKWELGKFNGIVIHLTLLPYIKSTGEIKTKPTQHSIRKLMENGIKADILVCRTEKHITKNIRKKLALFCNVQLKNVIESINTNIIYNIPCLLHKQNFDKEVLNNLNLSSLIHPNLKNWKIFIKKYKNPKYEITIALVGKYVSLHDSYKSITEALIHAGTEKEIFINIKWIYSGIIKKTNIKDYFNGISGILIAPGFGTRGIEGKILVAKYARENQIPFLGICLGMQIAIIEFARNVLNMKKAESHETNPETSCPVISLMEDQKNMLKKGGTMRLGNWKCSLLEGSKIFDIYGKKKVIFERHRHRYEFNNAYINVFSNAGMKPVGINPETGLVEAVELYNHIFFLGVQYHPEYTSTVNNPHPIFTYFVQISKNYNNNYNNYHYI
- the yidC gene encoding membrane protein insertase YidC, translated to MKNKNLDYNYIIGLIIILCIVIFFTFFLDREFLIEKEQKGITSLYNDVNLYEKEKTIYDNKIKNNFILENKVLKFKISNLGGGIDEVFLKKYKAYNNIDSLHNKNLFLIKNSSFLYKMIFYKKKNSLKKNEFINTNFLYFYPVFFKKNILILRANNPYGKGYIEYLYSLKENEYNIRFIVRTIDFYPKNEKVSIFLEQKIFSLEKDRDWENSYTQGYVSYKKNIHNIHSKIDYLSEKKNEKKYLSNVNWIAYKQQFFASIFMMDKSFQDFYIFSENFSSGNFLKKIQSKVNLKIKKNEELNIPFQFYFGPLNFNLIKNYNRNLENIIPFGWGFLKWINKYFFLLIFQFLEKTNLNYGIIIILMTIVVKLILSPITYKQYKLNAMMKLIRPELDELNNKLKNSDPLKKQREIMKLYKKVGINPMSGCLSTIFQIPIFYSLFKFFPTLINLRGKSFLWVDDLTSYDSIYKIPFTIPFYGNHVSLLTLLYSLALLLYTKINNNNDKNNDYNKNNMPNMNFLLYLMPIMMLLFINSYASALSLYYLISNIINISLIFIIKKYILNEKKIFNIIQKNKKK